TTCGACCGAACACCTGGCAAGTGAGGCAATTGCCGCCTACGTCGACGGAGAACTTCGCATGCAGGCCTATCTTCGGGCCTCACACCACATCTCCCTGTGTGCTGAATGCACGGCTGCTGTCGATGCGCAGCAACAGGCCCGTGGTGCGCTCCGGCGGAGCGGCGAGATGACGATGCCGCTCTCGCTTGTCGGACTGCTCAGCGCAATTCCGACCTGCACTACCAACACTGCCGACAACACGCCGGGATCCGACGCCGGGTTCGGTGCGATCGGCAAACGTCTCTCACGCCGCTGGCGCAAATGACCTGTCCTTTCGGCCCAGTCAGCGACACCGTGTGTCCACCGATCAGTGATACTGGACGGCGTGACTGACGGACAGAGGGGGCACTCCGGCGTGGATACCGAAACTTCGGCAAGCGGTTCGGTTGATCGACCGGCGGATGCGCCCGTTCTCGAACCGCGCCCGGTGTACCGGCCGCAGATCGATCCGGCGTCGCAGCGGGCGTTCAGTAGGCCGAGTGGCGTCGACGGTTCCTTCTCCCAGGCAGCGGCGCGCAGCGTCCCGACGCCCGGTGTTGTGGTCGGTTCCCCCGACCCGGTCCTCGCAGAGGCGTTCGGTCGCCCAGACGGCGCCACGGAATCCATCGGCCGTGATCCCGAAGCCGGCGCGGACTCCCAGCCCGAAGACGAAGTACCCGACGACCCGTGGCGTGATCCGGCGTCGTCGGTGGCTCTAGGTTCACCCGCGCAGGAAACCGAGCTCGAAACACTGCCTCCCGCACCGAAACTCGATGTCCGCGACGTACTGTTCGGGCGTAAGGTCGCGCCGTCCGCGTTGGCTGCGCTCGCGGGAATGGCACTCGTGATTGCCCTGGTAGGTGGACTGCTCGCGACGGTCATCACCGCTGATCGAAGTTCCCTCACCAGCTCACGTGTCACGTTGGTTCAATCCGGCAGTGGTGAACAGCCGCAATCCGACGTCGCGAAGGTCGCCGACGCGGTGCTGCCGTCCGTTGTCTCCATTCAGGTTGCCGTCGGCGATCAGGGAAGTACCGGTTCGGGCGTCGTCATCGACGACGGCGGTTACATCGTCACCAACAACCACGTGATCTCTTCGGCGGCACCGCCTGCCCAGAATGCCCGAATCCAGGTCATCTTTTCCGACGGAACCAAGACCGACGCTCAAATCGTCGGACGTGACGTGAAGACGGACCTCGCTGTACTGAAAGTGTCCGCGAGCAATCTGACGGTTGCACAACTCGGGAAATCCGAAGACGTCCAGGTGGGTGACGACGTCGTGGCTGTCGGTTCCCCGTTGGGACTGAGCAAAACCGTGACCCGCGGAATCGTCAGCGCCCTGAATCGTCCGTTGCGGTTGTCCGGAGAGGGTACCGACACCAACGCGGTGATCGACGCCGTCCAGACGGACGCAGCTATCAACCACGGCAACTCCGGCGGCGCCTTGGTCGATGCGGAAGCCCGCGTGATCGGAATCAACACCGCGATGCTCAGCGAATCGGGTGGTTCGGTCGGTCTGGGTTTTGCGATCCCGATCGACACGGTCACCCAGGTGGCGCAGGCCATCATTCGTGACGGTTCGGTTCGTCACCCCGATATCGGCGTCAATGTTCGCACCGTCGTCAACGACGCCACCAGTGGTGCTGCGGTTGCCAACGTGCGCGACGGCAGCCCCGCGCAACAGGCTGGAATCGTCGAAGGCGACGTCATCGTCAAGGTCGGCGACAGACAAGTGACAAGCGCCGACGAATTTGTTGTTGCCGTCAATGCCGCGGCGATAGGTCAGCCGGTCAACGTCGGATTGATCCGCGAGGGACGCCAGGTAGACATATCGGTCACGCCGGTTTCGGACTGAGAGAACCTAC
The nucleotide sequence above comes from Rhodococcus sp. KBS0724. Encoded proteins:
- a CDS encoding RNA polymerase subunit sigma-70; its protein translation is MTEARAPRQFGSTEHLASEAIAAYVDGELRMQAYLRASHHISLCAECTAAVDAQQQARGALRRSGEMTMPLSLVGLLSAIPTCTTNTADNTPGSDAGFGAIGKRLSRRWRK
- a CDS encoding S1C family serine protease; its protein translation is MDTETSASGSVDRPADAPVLEPRPVYRPQIDPASQRAFSRPSGVDGSFSQAAARSVPTPGVVVGSPDPVLAEAFGRPDGATESIGRDPEAGADSQPEDEVPDDPWRDPASSVALGSPAQETELETLPPAPKLDVRDVLFGRKVAPSALAALAGMALVIALVGGLLATVITADRSSLTSSRVTLVQSGSGEQPQSDVAKVADAVLPSVVSIQVAVGDQGSTGSGVVIDDGGYIVTNNHVISSAAPPAQNARIQVIFSDGTKTDAQIVGRDVKTDLAVLKVSASNLTVAQLGKSEDVQVGDDVVAVGSPLGLSKTVTRGIVSALNRPLRLSGEGTDTNAVIDAVQTDAAINHGNSGGALVDAEARVIGINTAMLSESGGSVGLGFAIPIDTVTQVAQAIIRDGSVRHPDIGVNVRTVVNDATSGAAVANVRDGSPAQQAGIVEGDVIVKVGDRQVTSADEFVVAVNAAAIGQPVNVGLIREGRQVDISVTPVSD